A portion of the Macrobrachium nipponense isolate FS-2020 chromosome 12, ASM1510439v2, whole genome shotgun sequence genome contains these proteins:
- the LOC135224893 gene encoding uncharacterized protein LOC135224893, whose translation MSDATTKACAKALLASWISRFGVPDDITTDHGPVFLSELWTALACLMGTSLHATTDYNPATNGMVERVHRSLKASLMARCTAEDWKSQLLWVLLGLRTAPRANSEASPAEKVYGEPLAVPGEFFPTNADDADVSIPRLRESAGKFMPCIKTFSDRTKHFLPKALSSCKHVFIRDDARRPPLTRPY comes from the coding sequence ATGTCGGATGCAACCACCAAAGCATGCGCCAAAGCCcttctcgccagctggatcagccggTTTGGAGTGCCTGATGATATCACGACAGACCACGGAcctgttttcctgtcggagttgtggaccgcCCTGGCCTGCCTGATGGGGACGTCACTACACGCCACCACCGACTACAACCCGGCgactaacggcatggtggaaagggtcCACCGATCGCTCAAGGCATCCCTAATGGCGCGCTGCACCGCCGAGGACTGGAAGAGTCAACTActgtgggtcctcctcggcctccgGACCGCCCCTCGGGCAAACAGCGAAGCATCACCTGctgagaaggtatacggggaaccATTGGCAGTACCAGGCGAGTTCTTCCcaaccaatgccgacgacgcagACGTCTCCATCCCCAGACTTCGGGAATCCGCTGGAAAATTCATGCCCTGCATCaagaccttctccgacagaaccaaacacttcctcccgaaggccctatcttcctgcaaacacgtcttcatcagggacgacgcccgccgcccgccaCTGACGAGACCCTACTGA